A window of the Scleropages formosus chromosome 5, fSclFor1.1, whole genome shotgun sequence genome harbors these coding sequences:
- the LOC108921149 gene encoding C-Jun-amino-terminal kinase-interacting protein 2-like isoform X2 encodes MADRAEMFSLSTFHSLSPPGCRSAHDISLEEFDDEDLSEITDDCGIGLNYDSDPYEKDCLILEKNDHHPVCSFQDDFQEFEMIDDDDDEDEDEEQEEGENEGDPEAPPSPSASPPLSPTTGTLQRGRPTTLNLASALSQDSLNNNNSSVSPHKASWQESLHNPASNGCLSPTHSCLEDGAHVNSQCAPAPGLGSQSKGTPQKQCVDSGRTGSPLRPLLYDFEGNRRERPEYGSFGQHKMSSGSDPEAEPSVDAGGPGASIPATDDVSEHSGVDHDLSSDCAERWPGRSRQANDTYTVITESAVDPELENDITLDCTSRCLSSTAPAYSQAGTPLSDEELDRDFDVDVALMCKESYELVCKKDGDSSYVEFPSIEHCEPTSFSSYASSSSRSDVELEEAHAEQNICAQSHPSTGSSESTSPSSDPGIADMNSKDCERYTGSEHNSNNLSSPASDSDVDGELEAVFACGGPLVNHMISSISETELDLTSESSSGRSSHLTNSIEEASSPMSEPEAEKELVQSSRMRGTKASLFPGQFELIEEGPPTPEVLTNLDGGQLLMGLQGADSAVHENAGDLDEAILPTEHRKENVSRQLVLEIEPEHSLESFKKSFYLPVGPKLMPAVDDSDCESESESEDDLSENSDSPWLLSNLVNRMISEGSSPISCPEDCFKRSAFTSDATSPVSDLETDALNKPLDSHPEKSDGSTLKSHKAISVDSCSKTGMDYKDILKATEKTASEFQPDSGKSNTLSSCLYLSNPSNDKIMADFTDQIRGRMASEGSRTVLDPEQSLTEDYHTTPTSMKNQNDVKASSNNHAAVDTNDSESTSLSEDEDDIKEEENKETENVDLLDHITEVKSSLTLDIPTAQTNHCFSLTYSIDNDEDYLESLQKSPFGDGNLESSLPVNGSVSELARQLDESLAYDTMKYTLVVDENATLELVSLRRCTSVLSDDSEVSTLCDDCPLGVDPELCSSSEDSSPEADMVFSKKFLNVFVNNTSRSSSTESFGLFSCMINGEEREQTHRAVFRFIPRHEDELELDVDDPLFVEDEEDDHWYRGYNMRTGERGIFPAYYAHEVVGQVREILGVKRNTAWVETFSVQFLGSVEVPYHQGNGILCAAMQKIATTRKQTVHLRPPALCDLEVSLQGIKLIMSLNDEYGLLDEFDRCSHFFQMKNISFCGCHPKNNCYFGFITKHPMLNRFACHVFVSQESMRRVAECVGRAFQEYYQEHLEYACPTEDIYLE; translated from the exons GTCAGCCCATGACATAAGCCTGGAGGAGTTTGATGATGAAGACCTATCGGAGATCACAGATGACTGCGGGATTGGGCTTAACTACGACTCTGATCCCTACGAGAAG GACTGTCTTATACTGGAGAAAAATGACCACCACCCTGTCTGCTCCTTTCAAGATGATTTCCAGGAATTTGAGatgattgatgatgatgatgatgaagatgaagatgaggagcAAGAAGAGGGGGAGAATGAAGGGGATCCTGAGGCTCCTCCCAGTCCATCAGCTTCCCCACCCCTATCTCCAACCACAGGCACGCTGCAGAGAGGACGACCAACAACCTTGAACCTGGCCTCTGCATTGTCACAA GATTCccttaacaacaacaatagcaGTGTCTCACCACACAAAGCAAGCTGGCAGGAGTCTCTTCACAACCCTGCCTCAAATG GTTGCTTGTCTCCAACCCATTCTTGCCTTGAGGATGGTGCCCATGTGAACAGCCAGTGTGCACCTGCACCAGGTTTGGGGTCCCAAAGCAAAGGTACACCCCAAAAACAGTGTGTGGACAGTGGGCGCACAGGGTCGCCCCTCAGACCCCTGCTGTACGACTTTGAGGGCAACAGACGGGAAAGGCCAGAATACG GGTCTTTTGGTCAACATAAAATGTCCAGCGGCTCAGACCCTGAAGCAGAACCTAGTGTTGATGCTGGTGGTCCGGGTGCGAGCATCCCGGCCACTGACGACGTGTCTGAGCACTCTGGCGTTGACCATGACCTGAGCAGTGACTGTGCCGAAAGGTGGCCAGGCCGATCTAGACAGGCTAATGATACTTACACTGTCATCACCGAGTCTGCCGTGGACCCAGAGTTAGAGAATGACATCACTTTAGACTGCACCAGTAGGTGCCTTTCATCCACTGCTCCTGCTTATAGCCAGGCTGGAACCCCTCTGTCGGATGAGGAACTTGACAGAGATTTTGATGTAGATGTAGCCCTTATGTGCAAAGAAAGCTATGAACTGGTTTGTAAAAAGGATGGTGACTCCTCTTATGTGGAGTTTCCTTCCATTGAGCATTGTGAACCGACGTCATTTTCTAGCTATGCTTCTTCCTCCAGTCGATCTGATGTTGAACTGGAGGAGGCTCATGCTGAACAGAACATTTGTGCTCAAAGTCATCCCTCTACTGGCTCCAGTGAGTCCACCTCACCTTCTTCTGATCCAGGCATTGCTGACATGAACAGCAAAGACTGTGAGAGGTACACAGGATCGgagcacaacagcaacaaccTTAGCTCACCGGCATCTGACTCAGATGTTGATGGAGAACTGGAGGCTGTCTTCGCTTGTGGAGGACCGCTAGTCAATCACATGATCTCATCCATCTCAGAGACAGAGCTGGACCTAACCAGCGAAAGCAGCAGCGGTCGGTCTTCCCATCTCACCAACTCCATTGAGGAGGCCAGCTCTCCCATGTCCGAGCCAGAGGCAGAGAAGGAGCTGGTGCAGAGCAGCAGAATGAGGGGAACAAAAGCCTCCTTGTTCCCCGGGCAGTTCGAGCTCATTGAAGAGGGGCCTCCAACGCCTGAGGTCTTGACCAACCTTGATGGGGGCCAGCTGTTGATGGGTCTGCAGGGTGCCGATTCTGCAGTTCATGAGAATGCAGGTGATTTAGATGAAGCAATTCTGCCCACAGAACACAGGAAGGAGAATGTCTCCAGGCAGTTGGTGTTGGAAATTGAGCCAGAGCACAGCTTAGAGAGCTTCAAGAAGTCATTCTATCTCCCTGTGGGACCCAAACTCATGCCTGCTGTGGACGACAGTGATTGCGAGTCAGAGTCAGAATCTGAGGATGATCTGAGTGAGAATTCGGATTCCCCATGGCTTCTCAGTAATCTTGTCAACAGAATGATTTCAGAGGGCTCCTCCCCTATCAGCTGCCCAGAGGACTGCTTCAAAAGGTCTGCCTTCACCTCTGATGCAACTTCTCCTGTGTCAGACCTGGAGACAGATGCTTTGAACAAGCCTTTAGACAGCCACCCAGAAAAATCAGATGGTAGCACACTAAAGAGCCATAAGGCAATCAGTGTAGATTCATGTTCAAAAACAGGAATGGACTACAAAGATATCCTCAAAGCGACAGAGAAGACAGCTTCAGAATTCCAGCCAGATTCAGGGAAAAGCAACACCTTAAGCTCATGTCTCTATCTGAGTAACCCCTCAAATGACAAAATCATGGCAGACTTCACAGATCAAATCAGAGGCAGGATGGCAAGTGAAGGATCCAGAACAGTGTTGGATCCAGAACAGTCTCTTACTGAAGATTATCACACTACTCCCACATcaatgaaaaatcaaaatgatgTGAAGGCTAGTTCCAATAACCATGCAGCAGTGGATACTAATGACTCTGAGTCTACGTCTCTGAGTGAAGATGAGGATGACAtcaaagaggaggagaacaaggaaacagaaaatgtagACTTGCTGGATCACATCACAGAGGTGAAAAGCAGCCTGACCCTGGACATTCCAACTGCCCAGACCAACCACTGCTTCAGTCTAACTTACTCTATTGACAATGACGAGGACTACTTGGAGTCCCTTCAGAAGTCTCCTTTTGGAGATGGAAATCTAGAAAGCTCCCTCCCTGTCAATGGAAGTGTGAGTGAATTGGCACGGCAGCTCGATGAGTCTTTGGCGTATGACACCATGAAGTACACGCTGGTGGTTGATGAGAACGCCACACTGGAACTGGTGAGCTTGCGGCGGTGCACATCCGTTCTAAGTGATGACAGCGAGGTGTCCACACTCTGTGATGACTGCCCCCTTGGGGTTGATCCAGAGCTCTGCAGCTCCTCTGAGGACTCCTCTCCAGAGGCTGATATGGTTTTCTCCAAGAAGTTCCTCAATGTCTTTGTCAACAACACCTCTCGATCGTCCA GTACGGAGTCCTTTGGCCTTTTCTCATGCATGATTAATGGAGAGGAGAGGGAACAGACCCACAGAGCTGTGTTCAG ATTCATCCCCAGACATGAAGACGAGCTGGAGCTGGATGTGGATGACCCCTTGTTTGTGGAAGACGAGGAAGATGACCATTGGTACAGGGGTTACAACATGCGCACTGGGGAGAGGGGCATTTTCCCTGCCTACTATGCCCATGAGGTTGTTGGGCAAGTGAGAGAAATTCTGG GAGTGAAGAGGAACACAGCCTGGGTGGAGACCTTCAGTGTGCAGTTTCTTGGATCAGTGGAGGTGCCCTATCACCAGGGCAATGGCATTCTGTGTGCAGCCATGCAAAAG ATCGCTACCACACGGAAGCAGACTGTCCACCTGCGGCCACCAGCACTGTGTGACCTTGAGGTCAGCCTGCAGGGTATCAAGCTGATCATGAGCCTGAATGACGAGTATGGGCTTTTGGATGAG tttgacaggtGCAGTCACTTCTTCCAGATGAAGAACATCTCTTTTTGTGGCTGTCACCCTAAGAACAACTG CTACTTTGGGTTTATCACAAAGCACCCAATGTTGAACCGATTTGCCTGTCACGTGTTTGTATCCCAGGAGTCCATGCGGCGGGTAGCAGAGTGTGTGGG ACGAGCCTTCCAGGAGTACTATCAGGAGCACTTGGAGTATGCCTGTCCCACAGAAGACATCTACCTGGAGTAA
- the LOC108921149 gene encoding C-Jun-amino-terminal kinase-interacting protein 2-like isoform X1 codes for MADRAEMFSLSTFHSLSPPGCRSAHDISLEEFDDEDLSEITDDCGIGLNYDSDPYEKDCLILEKNDHHPVCSFQDDFQEFEMIDDDDDEDEDEEQEEGENEGDPEAPPSPSASPPLSPTTGTLQRGRPTTLNLASALSQDSLNNNNSSVSPHKASWQESLHNPASNGCLSPTHSCLEDGAHVNSQCAPAPGLGSQSKGTPQKQCVDSGRTGSPLRPLLYDFEGNRRERPEYGKKMCHLPVEDHNMNILSSPPSPLYSSFPDSWISPKHCLSPTGSFGQHKMSSGSDPEAEPSVDAGGPGASIPATDDVSEHSGVDHDLSSDCAERWPGRSRQANDTYTVITESAVDPELENDITLDCTSRCLSSTAPAYSQAGTPLSDEELDRDFDVDVALMCKESYELVCKKDGDSSYVEFPSIEHCEPTSFSSYASSSSRSDVELEEAHAEQNICAQSHPSTGSSESTSPSSDPGIADMNSKDCERYTGSEHNSNNLSSPASDSDVDGELEAVFACGGPLVNHMISSISETELDLTSESSSGRSSHLTNSIEEASSPMSEPEAEKELVQSSRMRGTKASLFPGQFELIEEGPPTPEVLTNLDGGQLLMGLQGADSAVHENAGDLDEAILPTEHRKENVSRQLVLEIEPEHSLESFKKSFYLPVGPKLMPAVDDSDCESESESEDDLSENSDSPWLLSNLVNRMISEGSSPISCPEDCFKRSAFTSDATSPVSDLETDALNKPLDSHPEKSDGSTLKSHKAISVDSCSKTGMDYKDILKATEKTASEFQPDSGKSNTLSSCLYLSNPSNDKIMADFTDQIRGRMASEGSRTVLDPEQSLTEDYHTTPTSMKNQNDVKASSNNHAAVDTNDSESTSLSEDEDDIKEEENKETENVDLLDHITEVKSSLTLDIPTAQTNHCFSLTYSIDNDEDYLESLQKSPFGDGNLESSLPVNGSVSELARQLDESLAYDTMKYTLVVDENATLELVSLRRCTSVLSDDSEVSTLCDDCPLGVDPELCSSSEDSSPEADMVFSKKFLNVFVNNTSRSSSTESFGLFSCMINGEEREQTHRAVFRFIPRHEDELELDVDDPLFVEDEEDDHWYRGYNMRTGERGIFPAYYAHEVVGQVREILGVKRNTAWVETFSVQFLGSVEVPYHQGNGILCAAMQKIATTRKQTVHLRPPALCDLEVSLQGIKLIMSLNDEYGLLDEFDRCSHFFQMKNISFCGCHPKNNCYFGFITKHPMLNRFACHVFVSQESMRRVAECVGRAFQEYYQEHLEYACPTEDIYLE; via the exons GTCAGCCCATGACATAAGCCTGGAGGAGTTTGATGATGAAGACCTATCGGAGATCACAGATGACTGCGGGATTGGGCTTAACTACGACTCTGATCCCTACGAGAAG GACTGTCTTATACTGGAGAAAAATGACCACCACCCTGTCTGCTCCTTTCAAGATGATTTCCAGGAATTTGAGatgattgatgatgatgatgatgaagatgaagatgaggagcAAGAAGAGGGGGAGAATGAAGGGGATCCTGAGGCTCCTCCCAGTCCATCAGCTTCCCCACCCCTATCTCCAACCACAGGCACGCTGCAGAGAGGACGACCAACAACCTTGAACCTGGCCTCTGCATTGTCACAA GATTCccttaacaacaacaatagcaGTGTCTCACCACACAAAGCAAGCTGGCAGGAGTCTCTTCACAACCCTGCCTCAAATG GTTGCTTGTCTCCAACCCATTCTTGCCTTGAGGATGGTGCCCATGTGAACAGCCAGTGTGCACCTGCACCAGGTTTGGGGTCCCAAAGCAAAGGTACACCCCAAAAACAGTGTGTGGACAGTGGGCGCACAGGGTCGCCCCTCAGACCCCTGCTGTACGACTTTGAGGGCAACAGACGGGAAAGGCCAGAATACGGTAAAAAGATGTGTCACCTGCCTGTGGAAGATCACAACATGAACATACTCTCGTCACCGCCATCCCCACTGTATTCCTCCTTCCCTGACAGCTGGATTTCGCCTAAACACTGTCTCTCTCCAACAGGGTCTTTTGGTCAACATAAAATGTCCAGCGGCTCAGACCCTGAAGCAGAACCTAGTGTTGATGCTGGTGGTCCGGGTGCGAGCATCCCGGCCACTGACGACGTGTCTGAGCACTCTGGCGTTGACCATGACCTGAGCAGTGACTGTGCCGAAAGGTGGCCAGGCCGATCTAGACAGGCTAATGATACTTACACTGTCATCACCGAGTCTGCCGTGGACCCAGAGTTAGAGAATGACATCACTTTAGACTGCACCAGTAGGTGCCTTTCATCCACTGCTCCTGCTTATAGCCAGGCTGGAACCCCTCTGTCGGATGAGGAACTTGACAGAGATTTTGATGTAGATGTAGCCCTTATGTGCAAAGAAAGCTATGAACTGGTTTGTAAAAAGGATGGTGACTCCTCTTATGTGGAGTTTCCTTCCATTGAGCATTGTGAACCGACGTCATTTTCTAGCTATGCTTCTTCCTCCAGTCGATCTGATGTTGAACTGGAGGAGGCTCATGCTGAACAGAACATTTGTGCTCAAAGTCATCCCTCTACTGGCTCCAGTGAGTCCACCTCACCTTCTTCTGATCCAGGCATTGCTGACATGAACAGCAAAGACTGTGAGAGGTACACAGGATCGgagcacaacagcaacaaccTTAGCTCACCGGCATCTGACTCAGATGTTGATGGAGAACTGGAGGCTGTCTTCGCTTGTGGAGGACCGCTAGTCAATCACATGATCTCATCCATCTCAGAGACAGAGCTGGACCTAACCAGCGAAAGCAGCAGCGGTCGGTCTTCCCATCTCACCAACTCCATTGAGGAGGCCAGCTCTCCCATGTCCGAGCCAGAGGCAGAGAAGGAGCTGGTGCAGAGCAGCAGAATGAGGGGAACAAAAGCCTCCTTGTTCCCCGGGCAGTTCGAGCTCATTGAAGAGGGGCCTCCAACGCCTGAGGTCTTGACCAACCTTGATGGGGGCCAGCTGTTGATGGGTCTGCAGGGTGCCGATTCTGCAGTTCATGAGAATGCAGGTGATTTAGATGAAGCAATTCTGCCCACAGAACACAGGAAGGAGAATGTCTCCAGGCAGTTGGTGTTGGAAATTGAGCCAGAGCACAGCTTAGAGAGCTTCAAGAAGTCATTCTATCTCCCTGTGGGACCCAAACTCATGCCTGCTGTGGACGACAGTGATTGCGAGTCAGAGTCAGAATCTGAGGATGATCTGAGTGAGAATTCGGATTCCCCATGGCTTCTCAGTAATCTTGTCAACAGAATGATTTCAGAGGGCTCCTCCCCTATCAGCTGCCCAGAGGACTGCTTCAAAAGGTCTGCCTTCACCTCTGATGCAACTTCTCCTGTGTCAGACCTGGAGACAGATGCTTTGAACAAGCCTTTAGACAGCCACCCAGAAAAATCAGATGGTAGCACACTAAAGAGCCATAAGGCAATCAGTGTAGATTCATGTTCAAAAACAGGAATGGACTACAAAGATATCCTCAAAGCGACAGAGAAGACAGCTTCAGAATTCCAGCCAGATTCAGGGAAAAGCAACACCTTAAGCTCATGTCTCTATCTGAGTAACCCCTCAAATGACAAAATCATGGCAGACTTCACAGATCAAATCAGAGGCAGGATGGCAAGTGAAGGATCCAGAACAGTGTTGGATCCAGAACAGTCTCTTACTGAAGATTATCACACTACTCCCACATcaatgaaaaatcaaaatgatgTGAAGGCTAGTTCCAATAACCATGCAGCAGTGGATACTAATGACTCTGAGTCTACGTCTCTGAGTGAAGATGAGGATGACAtcaaagaggaggagaacaaggaaacagaaaatgtagACTTGCTGGATCACATCACAGAGGTGAAAAGCAGCCTGACCCTGGACATTCCAACTGCCCAGACCAACCACTGCTTCAGTCTAACTTACTCTATTGACAATGACGAGGACTACTTGGAGTCCCTTCAGAAGTCTCCTTTTGGAGATGGAAATCTAGAAAGCTCCCTCCCTGTCAATGGAAGTGTGAGTGAATTGGCACGGCAGCTCGATGAGTCTTTGGCGTATGACACCATGAAGTACACGCTGGTGGTTGATGAGAACGCCACACTGGAACTGGTGAGCTTGCGGCGGTGCACATCCGTTCTAAGTGATGACAGCGAGGTGTCCACACTCTGTGATGACTGCCCCCTTGGGGTTGATCCAGAGCTCTGCAGCTCCTCTGAGGACTCCTCTCCAGAGGCTGATATGGTTTTCTCCAAGAAGTTCCTCAATGTCTTTGTCAACAACACCTCTCGATCGTCCA GTACGGAGTCCTTTGGCCTTTTCTCATGCATGATTAATGGAGAGGAGAGGGAACAGACCCACAGAGCTGTGTTCAG ATTCATCCCCAGACATGAAGACGAGCTGGAGCTGGATGTGGATGACCCCTTGTTTGTGGAAGACGAGGAAGATGACCATTGGTACAGGGGTTACAACATGCGCACTGGGGAGAGGGGCATTTTCCCTGCCTACTATGCCCATGAGGTTGTTGGGCAAGTGAGAGAAATTCTGG GAGTGAAGAGGAACACAGCCTGGGTGGAGACCTTCAGTGTGCAGTTTCTTGGATCAGTGGAGGTGCCCTATCACCAGGGCAATGGCATTCTGTGTGCAGCCATGCAAAAG ATCGCTACCACACGGAAGCAGACTGTCCACCTGCGGCCACCAGCACTGTGTGACCTTGAGGTCAGCCTGCAGGGTATCAAGCTGATCATGAGCCTGAATGACGAGTATGGGCTTTTGGATGAG tttgacaggtGCAGTCACTTCTTCCAGATGAAGAACATCTCTTTTTGTGGCTGTCACCCTAAGAACAACTG CTACTTTGGGTTTATCACAAAGCACCCAATGTTGAACCGATTTGCCTGTCACGTGTTTGTATCCCAGGAGTCCATGCGGCGGGTAGCAGAGTGTGTGGG ACGAGCCTTCCAGGAGTACTATCAGGAGCACTTGGAGTATGCCTGTCCCACAGAAGACATCTACCTGGAGTAA
- the LOC108921130 gene encoding arylsulfatase A-like isoform X2, which translates to MSFSVLSLLLLNAMCKLGSALTPPSFVILLADDLGFGDLQSYGHPVTSETPALERLANGGLRFTDFYSSSPVCSPSRAALLTGRYQTRSGVYPGVFYPGSRGGLPLNETTIAEVLKPLGYATAIVGKWHLGVGPNRMYLPIQQGFDHYVGVPYSHDQCFGTCDTGMVTVPLMNDDAIERQPVSFPDLEKTYGDFAAEFISTCAGRNRPFFLYYASHHTHYPQYAGKDATGQSRRGPFGDALVEFDGTVGNIIRALKDGGIHKNTFVFFTSDNGPSLMRMSRGGNAGLLKCGKGTTYEGGVRVPAIAYWPGRIKPGVTHKMASTLDILPTITSLAGAKLPRVHLDGFDMSNILFRHGPSKRKAMFYYPMDPSEEIGLFAVRLGKYKAHYYTCGSILSDTTPDQDCHSTSSLKQHDPPLLFDLEADPSENYNLAMSEDPEYKAVLHKIQKVKAQFEESMVFAEAQVGKGVDPSLEPCCIPKCTPKPACCICP; encoded by the exons ATGTCCTTTTCCGTGCTCTCGTTACTTCTGTTGAATGCAATGTGTAAGCTGGGATCGGCTCTGACGCCGCCCAGTTTCGTGATCCTGCTCGCGGACGACTTAGGCTTCGGAGACCTGCAATCCTACGGACACCCGGTGACGTCGGAGACCCCCGCCCTCGAGCGGCTGGCGAACGGCGGACTGCGCTTCACAGACTTCTACAGCAGCAGTCCAGTGTGCAGCCCGTCCAG AGCGGCGCTGCTGACGGGCCGCTACCAGACGCGCTCCGGGGTTTATCCTGGTGTCTTTTACCCGGGATCCAGAGGAGGCCTTCCTCTCAACGAGACGACCATTGCAGAAGTACTGAAGCCACTGGGCTATGCGACAGCCATCGTGGGAAAGTGGCACCTTGGGGTGGGGCCAAACAGAATGTATCTGCCCATCCAGCAGGGCTTTGACCACTACGTTGGGGTGCCTTATTCCCAtgaccag TGTTTTGGGACGTGTGACACCGGGATGGTGACCGTACCGCTGATGAACGACGACGCCATCGAACGGCAGCCCGTCAGCTTTCCGGACCTGGAGAAGACGTACGGCGACTTTGCGGCGGAATTCATCTCGACGTGTGCCGGGAGGAACCGGCCCTTTTTCCTCTACTACGCCTCGCAT CACACCCACTACCCCCAGTACGCCGGGAAGGATGCGACAGGCCAGTCTCGCAGGGGGCCCTTTGGCGACGCCCTCGTGGAGTTCGACGGCACGGTGGGAAACATCATTCGGGCCCTGAAGGACGGCGGCATCCACAAAAACACCTTTGTGTTCTTCACCTCCGACAACGG GCCTTCTCTGATGCGCATGTCACGGGGCGGCAACGCCGGCCTTCTGAAGTGCGGGAAGGGGACCACCTATGAGGGAGGGGTGAGGGTGCCCGCCATCGCCTACTGGCCCGGACGAATCAAGCCAG GTGTCACACACAAGATGGCCAGTACTCTGGACATACTGCCAACCATCACCAGCCTCGCGGGGGCAAAACTTCCCAGAGTGCACCTGGATGGATTCGACATGAGCAATATCTTATTCAGACATGGGCCG AGTAAGAGGAAGGCAATGTTCTATTACCCCATGGACCCCAGTGAAGAGATAGGCCTGTTTGCTGTCAGGCTTGGGAAGTACAAGGCTCATTACTACACATGTG GCTCCATCCTCAGCGACACCACGCCGGATCAGGACTGTCACTCAACCTCATCCCTCAAGCAGCACGACCCACCACTTCTTTTTGACCTTGAGGCTGATCCTTCGGAGAACTACAACCTAGCCATGTCCGAGGACCCAGAATACAAGGCCGTGCTGCATAAGATCCAGAAGGTGAAGGCACAGTTTGAAGAGAGCATGGTGTTCGCGGAAGCCCAGGTGGGGAAAGGTGTAGATCCATCTCTGGAGCCTTGCTGCATCCCAAAGTGCACCCCCAAACCTGCCTGTTGTATATGCCCTTAG
- the LOC108921130 gene encoding arylsulfatase A-like isoform X1: MSFSVLSLLLLNAMCKLGSALTPPSFVILLADDLGFGDLQSYGHPVTSETPALERLANGGLRFTDFYSSSPVCSPSRAALLTGRYQTRSGVYPGVFYPGSRGGLPLNETTIAEVLKPLGYATAIVGKWHLGVGPNRMYLPIQQGFDHYVGVPYSHDQGPCSNLTCFPPDIKCFGTCDTGMVTVPLMNDDAIERQPVSFPDLEKTYGDFAAEFISTCAGRNRPFFLYYASHHTHYPQYAGKDATGQSRRGPFGDALVEFDGTVGNIIRALKDGGIHKNTFVFFTSDNGPSLMRMSRGGNAGLLKCGKGTTYEGGVRVPAIAYWPGRIKPGVTHKMASTLDILPTITSLAGAKLPRVHLDGFDMSNILFRHGPSKRKAMFYYPMDPSEEIGLFAVRLGKYKAHYYTCGSILSDTTPDQDCHSTSSLKQHDPPLLFDLEADPSENYNLAMSEDPEYKAVLHKIQKVKAQFEESMVFAEAQVGKGVDPSLEPCCIPKCTPKPACCICP, from the exons ATGTCCTTTTCCGTGCTCTCGTTACTTCTGTTGAATGCAATGTGTAAGCTGGGATCGGCTCTGACGCCGCCCAGTTTCGTGATCCTGCTCGCGGACGACTTAGGCTTCGGAGACCTGCAATCCTACGGACACCCGGTGACGTCGGAGACCCCCGCCCTCGAGCGGCTGGCGAACGGCGGACTGCGCTTCACAGACTTCTACAGCAGCAGTCCAGTGTGCAGCCCGTCCAG AGCGGCGCTGCTGACGGGCCGCTACCAGACGCGCTCCGGGGTTTATCCTGGTGTCTTTTACCCGGGATCCAGAGGAGGCCTTCCTCTCAACGAGACGACCATTGCAGAAGTACTGAAGCCACTGGGCTATGCGACAGCCATCGTGGGAAAGTGGCACCTTGGGGTGGGGCCAAACAGAATGTATCTGCCCATCCAGCAGGGCTTTGACCACTACGTTGGGGTGCCTTATTCCCAtgaccag GGCCCCTGCTCCAACCTGACCTGCTTCCCCCCCGACATCAAGTGTTTTGGGACGTGTGACACCGGGATGGTGACCGTACCGCTGATGAACGACGACGCCATCGAACGGCAGCCCGTCAGCTTTCCGGACCTGGAGAAGACGTACGGCGACTTTGCGGCGGAATTCATCTCGACGTGTGCCGGGAGGAACCGGCCCTTTTTCCTCTACTACGCCTCGCAT CACACCCACTACCCCCAGTACGCCGGGAAGGATGCGACAGGCCAGTCTCGCAGGGGGCCCTTTGGCGACGCCCTCGTGGAGTTCGACGGCACGGTGGGAAACATCATTCGGGCCCTGAAGGACGGCGGCATCCACAAAAACACCTTTGTGTTCTTCACCTCCGACAACGG GCCTTCTCTGATGCGCATGTCACGGGGCGGCAACGCCGGCCTTCTGAAGTGCGGGAAGGGGACCACCTATGAGGGAGGGGTGAGGGTGCCCGCCATCGCCTACTGGCCCGGACGAATCAAGCCAG GTGTCACACACAAGATGGCCAGTACTCTGGACATACTGCCAACCATCACCAGCCTCGCGGGGGCAAAACTTCCCAGAGTGCACCTGGATGGATTCGACATGAGCAATATCTTATTCAGACATGGGCCG AGTAAGAGGAAGGCAATGTTCTATTACCCCATGGACCCCAGTGAAGAGATAGGCCTGTTTGCTGTCAGGCTTGGGAAGTACAAGGCTCATTACTACACATGTG GCTCCATCCTCAGCGACACCACGCCGGATCAGGACTGTCACTCAACCTCATCCCTCAAGCAGCACGACCCACCACTTCTTTTTGACCTTGAGGCTGATCCTTCGGAGAACTACAACCTAGCCATGTCCGAGGACCCAGAATACAAGGCCGTGCTGCATAAGATCCAGAAGGTGAAGGCACAGTTTGAAGAGAGCATGGTGTTCGCGGAAGCCCAGGTGGGGAAAGGTGTAGATCCATCTCTGGAGCCTTGCTGCATCCCAAAGTGCACCCCCAAACCTGCCTGTTGTATATGCCCTTAG